Proteins encoded together in one Branchiostoma lanceolatum isolate klBraLanc5 chromosome 11, klBraLanc5.hap2, whole genome shotgun sequence window:
- the LOC136444974 gene encoding contactin-1-like, with translation MALLIAVFGFPVVFTVSCVIADSQQAICPDPETCTSQSCLDTVPPTTPELLTVWTVSSTQLTATWNITQCGFKPFTAYTCSVQYFSQWDNITRMREVTVRRPHHGSVSLDDLVPFTFYRLRVRCKKIISLDDRWSGYTPYAQARTNATAPEYAVRVRTPVSTSIDYRTGRRNVTLTWEPLPPVKHYGILLGYVIRVTDLREQSRVTVLHTAVNDTTCTLEKLKLSGYRINVTSYNTEGASPPATMEILDIARVPDKPLDLKAEKIPDGNITLAWQRPAEIGGIEQYSVFWCELETDTTCRGNENAVSVPGTSMTTTLIDSWLPFRRYRFNVRALTSAGQGPPSDNTYKYTVEGGRPCPLLN, from the exons ATGGCGCTGTTGATCGCTGTCTTCGGTTTTCCCGTCGTATTCACTGTCAGTTGCG TGATAGCGGACAGCCAACAGGCCATCTGCCCGGACCCTGAAACCTGCACTTCTCAAAGTTGCCTCGATACCG TTCCTCCGACCACCCCAGAGTTGCTGACAGTTTGGACGGTCAGCAGCACACAGCTCACTGCTACATGGAACATAACGCAGTGTGGTTTCAAACCATTCACTGCCTACACATGCTCCGTTCAGTATTTCTCTCAGTGGGATAACATCACCAGG ATGAGAGAAGTGACGGTTCGAAGGCCACATCATGGCTCTGTGTCCTTGGACGACCTTGTACCGTTCACGTTCTACAGACTGCGGGTGAGGTGTAAGAAAATCATCAGTCTGGACGACAGGTGGAGCGGCTACACACCATACGCGCAGGCGCGGACCAACGCCACGG CACCTGAGTATGCTGTTCGTGTCCGGACGCCCGTCAGCACTTCTATAGACTACAGGACAGGGCGACGTAACGTGACACTCACATGGGAG CCCCTTCCACCTGTCAAACACTACGGCATCCTCCTGGGGTATGTGATCAGAGTAACGGACTTGAGAGAGCAGAGCAGGGTGACTGTACTACACACAGCCGTGAACGACACCACTTGTACGTTAGAGAAGCTGAAACTGTCCGGATACAGGATTAACGTGACGTCATATAACACTGAGGGAGCGTCACCTCCGGCAACTATGGAGATACTTGACATCGCGAGGG TTCCTGATAAGCCACTAGATCTGAAAGCAGAAAAAATACCAGACGGAAACATCACGTTGGCATGGCAACGGCCGGCAGAAATCGGAGGCATTGAACAATATTCCGTTTTCTGGTGCGAACTCGAAACGGACACTACCTGTCGTGGGAACGAGAATGCAGTCTCCGTCCCAGGGACCTCCATGACGACGACGTTGATTGACAGTTGGTTGCCCTTTCGTCGTTATCGATTCAACGTGAGGGCGTTGACCTCTGCTGGTCAGGGTCCACCCTCGGACAACACATACAAGTACACAGTTGAAGGAGGTAGACCTTGCCCTCTGTTGAATTGA
- the LOC136445335 gene encoding ephrin type-B receptor 3-like: protein MTEQAAPGDPPASVTITNITTTSFTISWSPPNHSNGIILRYNVRYGSKVTSFASQTREEVIGGLKDGTNYSVLVQACTGAVESPCGPFSPVKHVLTLKSTDMGPNTVEHGASTAVIAGSVTACVFVVVLVITAWGVVSASKLRQLCESLSYVPKPKDFITEELPTTNGISRTSLDEVYLVCDRSKMAPEIVDNVTDFRTCELGSRDPASQSEVDTTNVEIREDCTLGSDEVDYLKVVEVKDRFQDLTVIYVPKTGLKESREGVS from the exons ATGACAGAGCAGGCAG CGCCGGGCGATCCTCCTGCAAGCGTCACCATTACCAACATCACGACAACGTCATTTACCATCAGTTGGTCACCCCCTAACCACTCAAATGGCATCATCCTGCGTTACAACGTCAGATACGGGAGCAAGGTCACAAGTTTTGCGAGCCAAACACGAGAGGAGGTTATAGGGGGTTTAAAGGATGGTACAAACTACAGTGTGTTAGTGCAGGCGTGTACAGGAGCCGTGGAGTCCCCATGCGGACCCTTCTCTCCTGTAAAGCACGTGCTGACTCTTAAAA GTACCGACATGGGACCAAATACAGTAGAACATGGAG ccaGTACCGCAGTGATCGCTGGATCAGTCACTGCCTGTGTCTTCGTTGTAGTTCTGGTGATTACCGCATGGGGAGTTGTGTCTGCTTCCAAACTACGCCAATT GTGCGAAAGTTTATCGTACGTTCCTAAACCGAAAGACTTCATCACGGAAGAG CTTCCAACGACCAATGGGATATCGAGAACCTCTCTGGACGAAGTGTACTTAGTCTGTgacagatccaagatggcgccggAGATAGTGGACAACGTCACGGACTTCAGAACCTGTGAACTTGGATCACGTGATCCAGCTAGCCAATCAGAAGTAGATACGACAAATGTTGAAATCAGAGAGGACTGTACCttagggtcagatgaagtagaCTACTTGAAAGTGGTTGAGGTAAAAGACAGATTTCAGGATTTGACGGTCATCTATGTTCCAAAAACTGGATTAAAAGAAAGCAGAGAAGGCGTTTCATAA
- the LOC136444175 gene encoding L-dopachrome tautomerase-like has product MFLVYVSAAVLAACLQVSPVSGQFPRACMTVDGILSKECCPELISPDGLTLGVCGQTASRGSCQDLTVPDIPHNPEYPFTNVDDRERWPNKFFNRTCVCEGNFWGYNCGECRYGWTGESCDQPASPVLRKNIKNCTAEERRRFVDALDQAKRTVHPDYIICKEHWLGLLGPNGTEPQVTNVTIYNLFVWMHYYAVRDTLLGPGQPFRAIDFAHEGPAYNTWHRMHLLWLEREMQKMLGDETFALHYWDWAVGGSECDVCTDDMMGGRHPLNPTALSPGSPFSRWQSVCMSLDDYNRLVTLCNGTDEGQIFRNPGGNVDRPAVTVLPQREDVGRCLDIPEYDRFNWTKATRGSFRNSLEGYSDPEGQYNPDIRSLHNLAHLFLNGTGGITHASANDPIFVLLHSYSDAIFDAWLRLQNSSSLIGYPEEGAPIGHNQNNTMVPFMPVIRNADVFQLSEDLGYAYDVLPQRIPSNQPLSGIEIFGITVGAVFLAVVVVSVVSVSVRVLSCRRRRGRDGRGVYEPLVGDDARTGRQYTGEGSVVYSDDQVKYEGN; this is encoded by the exons ATGTTTCTGGTGTACGTTTCAGCGGCGGTGTTGGCGGCTTGCCTTCAGGTTTCCCCCGTGTCCGGCCAGTTCCCGCGGGCCTGTATGACTGTAGACGGAATCCTGTCCAAAGAGTGCTGTCCCGAGTTGATCTCTCCGGACGGCTTGACCCTCGGCGTGTGCGGACAGACCGCCAGCCGGGGCTCCTGTCAGGACCTGACCGTCCCCGACATCCCCCACAACCCGGAATATCCCTTCACCAACGTGGACGACCGAGAACGATGGCCCAACAAGTTCTTCAACCGGACCTGTGTGTGTGAGGGCAACTTCTGGGGCTACAACTGCGGCGAGTGTCGGTACGGCTGGACGGGAGAGAGCTGCGACCAGCCGGCCTCGCCCGTCTTACGGAAGAACATTAAGAACTGCACGGCGGAGGAAAGGCGTCGGTTCGTGGACGCCTTGGACCAGGCCAAGAGAACCGTCCATCCCGACTACATCATCTGTAAGGAACACTGGCTGGGTTTGCTGGGACCAAACGGCACGGAGCCGCAAGTG ACAAACGTGACGATCTATAACCTGTTCGTGTGGATGCACTACTACGCCGTGAGGGACACACTCCTAGGGCCCGGTCAACCATTCCGGGCTATAGACTTCGCACACGAAG GTCCGGCCTACAACACCTGGCACCGGATGCACCTGTTGTGGCTGGAACGGGAGATGCAGAAGATGTTGGGAGACGAGACCTTCGCGCTGCACTACTGGGACTGGGCGGTAGGAG GTTCAGAGTGTGACGTGTGCACAGACGACATGATGGGAGGCCGCCACCCCCTGAACCCGACTGCCCTGAGTCCCGGCTCGCCCTTCTCCCGCTGGCAGTCCGTCTGTATGAGTCTGGACGACTACAACCGGCTGGTGACGCTGTGTAACGGGACGGACGAGGGGCAGATCTTCCGCAACCCTGGCGGGAACGTGGACCGTCCAGCTGTCACGGTCCTGCCTCAACGCGAAGACGTCG GGCGCTGCCTCGACATCCCTGAGTACGACCGCTTCAACTGGACCAAAGCCACCCGGGGGAGTTTCAGGAACAGTCTGGAGGGGTACAGCGACCCTGAGGGACAGTACAACCCCGACATCCGCAGTCTGCACAACCTCGCTCACCTGTTTCTCAACGGGACTGGCGGAATTACGCATGCGTCAGCCAACGACCCCATCTTCGTGCTCCTTCACTCTTACAG CGACGCAATTTTTGATGCATGGTTGCGTCTGCAGAACAGCTCGTCACTGATTGGCTACCCAGAGGAGGGCGCCCCTATCGGTCACAACCAGAACAACACCATGGTGCCCTTCATGCCCGTGATTCGCAATGCTGACGTCTTCCAACTGTCTGAAGACTTGGGATATGCCTACGACGTCTTACCTCAAA GGATCCCGTCCAACCAGCCTTTGTCTGGTATCGAGATCTTCGGCATCACAGTCGGGGCGGTCTTCCTCGCCGTCGTGGTGGTGTCGGTAGTTTCCGTGTCGGTTCGGGTGCTGTCGTGTCGGCGTCGGCGCGGACGCGACGGGAGGGGCGTGTACGAGCCGCTCGTTGGTGACGATGCGAGGACGGGGAGACAGTACACTGGAGAAGGGTCCGTGGTGTACTCGGACGACCAGGTCAAATACGAGGGGAACTAG
- the LOC136444174 gene encoding L-dopachrome tautomerase-like gives MHISRITMYTLVVTLVAIFLSSPVSGQFPRACMTVDGILSKECCPELISPDGLTLGVCGQTASRGSCQDLAVPDIPHNPEYPFTNVDDRERWPNKFFNRTCVCEGNFWGYNCGECRYGWTGESCDQPASPVLRKNIKNCTAEERRRFVDALDQAKRTVHPDYIICKEHWLGLLGPNGTEPQVENVTIYNLFVWMHYYAVRDTLLGPNQPWREIDFAHEGPAYNTWHRMHLLWLEREMQKMLGDETFALHYWDWAVGGTECDVCTDDMMGGRHPLNPTALSPGSPFSRWQSVCMSLDDYNRLVTLCNGTDEGPIFRNPGGNVDRPDVRILPRGRDVGRCLDLPLYDNPNWTETAERSFRNTLEGFDHPDGEYDPSIRTLHNLAHLFLNGTASVAHASANDPIFVLLHSYSDAIFDAWLAMQNTSSLVSYPEEGAPIGHNLNNTMVPFFPVVRNADVFQFSQDIGYAFDALPERVPEEPSQFTSFEIFAMGVGAFIGCIVSALAAYGIAGMLSTKLRGGPGGKGVYQPLLKEEDDRGRRYTAETAVVFMDNEVRCSVDKE, from the exons atGCATATATCTAGAATTACAATGTACACTTTAGTGGTGACTTTGGTGGCCATTTTCCTGTCTTCCCCCGTGTCGGGGCAGTTCCCGCGGGCCTGTATGACTGTAGACGGGATCCTGTCCAAAGAGTGCTGTCCCGAGTTGATCTCTCCGGACGGCTTGACCCTCGGCGTGTGCGGACAGACCGCCAGCCGGGGCTCCTGTCAGGACCTGGCCGTCCCCGACATCCCCCACAACCCGGAATATCCCTTCACCAACGTGGACGACCGAGAACGATGGCCCAACAAGTTCTTCAACCGGACCTGTGTGTGCGAGGGCAACTTCTGGGGCTACAACTGCGGCGAGTGTCGGTACGGCTGGACGGGAGAGAGCTGTGATCAGCCGGCCTCGCCCGTCTTACGGAAGAACATTAAGAACTGTACGGCGGAGGAAAGGCGTCGGTTCGTGGACGCCTTGGACCAGGCCAAGAGAACCGTCCATCCCGACTACATCATCTGTAAGGAACACTGGCTCGGTTTGCTGGGACCAAACGGCACGGAGCCGCAAGTG GAGAATGTGACTATCTATAACCTGTTTGTATGGATGCACTACTACGCCGTGAGGGACACACTACTGGGCCCAAACCAGCCGTGGAGGGAGATAGACTTCGCACATGAAG GTCCGGCCTACAACACCTGGCACCGGATGCACCTGTTGTGGCTGGAACGGGAGATGCAGAAGATGTTGGGAGATGAGACCTTCGCGCTGCACTACTGGGACTGGGCGGTAGGAG GAACGGAGTGTGACGTGTGCACAGACGACATGATGGGAGGCCGCCACCCCCTGAACCCGACTGCCCTGAGTCCCGGCTCGCCCTTCTCCCGCTGGCAGTCCGTCTGTATGAGTCTGGACGACTACAACCGGCTGGTGACGCTGTGTAACGGGACGGACGAGGGGCCGATCTTCCGCAACCCCGGCGGGAACGTGGACCGTCCCGATGTCAGGATCCTGCCCAGGGGAAGAGATGTCG GACGCTGTCTCGACCTCCCGCTGTACGACAACCCGAACTGGACGGAAACTGCCGAACGGAGTTTTCGGAACACCTTGGAAGGGTTCGACCATCCCGACGGAGAATACGACCCGAGTATCCGCACCCTGCACAACCTCGCACACCTGTTTCTCAACGGCACCGCCTCCGTCGCGCATGCGTCAGCCAATGACCCCATCTTTGTCCTCCTGCATTCTTACAG TGACGCCATCTTTGACGCCTGGCTTGCTATGCAAAACACATCGTCATTGGTCAGTTACCCGGAGGAGGGCGCCCCTATCGGCCACAATCTGAACAACACCATGGTGCCGTTCTTCCCCGTGGTCCGCAACGCTGACGTCTTCCAGTTCTCACAAGACATCGGTTACGCTTTTGATGCACTCCCCGAAA GGGTGCCAGAAGAACCATCTCAGTTCACAAGCTTCGAAATCTTCGCGATGGGAGTGGGGGCCTTCATAGGCTGTATCGTGTCCGCCTTGGCCGCGTACGGGATTGCTGGTATGCTGTCAACCAAGCTTCGGGGAGGACCCGGCGGCAAGGGCGTCTACCAACCACTCCTGAAAGAGGAAGACGACAGGGGACGGAGATACACGGCAGAAACTGCTGTCGTTTTTATGGATAACGAAGTGAGATGTAGCGTGGACAAGGAGTAG
- the LOC136444891 gene encoding serine-rich adhesin for platelets-like, whose translation MNKTGSGGAMSCTRGEMSQRPCCQDFCECLCKMADVGEMFGLADACRGLFSRAQSVADGARRQGEGTAEGTDTTSTGDSCSQDGTRLDHLIAELRTNMINLISLDVDVLRQFLHVYEEIEDLKLQRQFSIDGYDSASTYSYESGSSMESLQSVGRPLSGGFDSAMTYQSRGSRFLEVPRRGGSCSPKLGSPRLRRPLSNCSGTFLYSPSTTRGEPSRTENGLATVATEERLLSGTCRVAGKLNGSPPFESNHYNHRTTDNTIVRTVSHDSRMLSLADDRMQSSPTTVPSIEITSVQDSKDKSHDHNTHVVTDSLLTTKTSLQDTVVTSESPPQLPKKMRRGKTTVNQSNSESFHQELDEETARLIRTCEEYMLISDRTSQSTPVNNKLVPDLQTTKSYQNGYSQSWVGAKGNISLSKRRDVDVNVTTERTRPVCGMRSVIAPVHDHVGSACAHGEGDYMVMLPIIRVSGH comes from the exons ATGAACAAGACCGGTTCTGGCGGTGCCATGTCTTGTACTAGAGGTGAGATGTCACAGCGGCCTTGTTGCCAGGACTTCTGTGAATGCCTGTGTAAGATGGCAGACGTGGGTGAAATGTTCGGGTTGGCGGACGCCTGTCGGGGTCTGTTCTCTCGCGCCCAGTCGGTGGCTGACGGCGCGCGGAGGCAAGGCGAGGGGACCGCCGAGGGGACCGACACGACATCTACGGGGGACTCCTGTTCACAAGACGGCACGAGGCTGGACCATTTGATAGCCGAGCTACGGACGAACATG ATCAACCTGATATCTTTAGACGTGGACGTTCTCCGTCAGTTTCTTCATGTTTACGAGGAAATCGAGGATCTAAAACTACAGAGGCAGTTTTCTATCGACGGGTATGACTCAGCCAGCACCTACTCTTACGAGTCTGGTTCAAGTATGGAGTCTCTGCAGAGTGTGGGACGCCCCCTGTCGGGAGGATTTGACAGTGCAATGACGTATCAGTCCAGGGGGTCAAGGTTTCTTGAAGTGCCAAGAAGAGGTGGTTCATGCTCTCCTAAGCTTGGCTCTCCCAGATTAAGGCGGCCTCTTTCGAACTGTTCTGGGACGTTTTTATATTCGCCATCTACGACAAGAGGCGAACCCTCTCGAACAGAGAATGGCTTAGCAACGGTTGCCACAGAAGAACGCCTCCTATCAGGAACGTGCAGGGTTGCAGGGAAACTGAACGGCAGTCCTCCGTTTGAGAGCAATCATTACAACCACCGTACAACAGACAACACAATAGTTCGTACCGTTTCACACGATTCGAGAATGCTTTCCTTAGCTGACGATAGAATGCAATCTTCACCAACAACAGTGCCCAGTATTGAAATAACTTCCGTACAAGACTCAAAGGATAAATCGCACGACCACAACACACACGTAGTTACAGACTCCCTTCTTACAACAAAGACGTCTTTACAAGATACTGTAGTAACTAGCGAAAGCCCCCCTCAGCTACCCAAGAAGATGAGGAGAGGAAAGACAACTGTTAACCAGAGCAACAGCGAGAGTTTTCATCAGGAACTGGACGAAGAAACCGCTAGACTTATCCGAACATGCGAGGAATATATGTTGATCTCTGACAGAACATCACAATCCACGCCAGTGAACAACAAATTAGTACCGGATTTGCAAACCACCAAGTCATATCAAAATGGGTACAGTCAAAGTTGGGTTGGGGCTAAAGGGAACATCTCACTCAGTAAAAGAAGAGATGTTGATGTTAACGTTACAACAGAACGAACACGTCCTGTATGTGGAATGCGGTCCGTCATTGCACCTGTACACGATCACGTGGGTAGCGCGTGTGCCCATGGGGAGGGGGACTATATGGTAATGCTTCCTATCATCAGGGTCTCAGGTCATTAG